A DNA window from Bacteroidia bacterium contains the following coding sequences:
- a CDS encoding c-type cytochrome translates to MKFILWAGVAAICFFIVAAIPAERSLSQKQTKPWVAPSWTDTLKNPVIADAKSLAEGKKIYESACWSCHGKGGKGDGPAAKALTTPPADHTSSAFQTQSDGAIFWKITKGRGQMSPYEKTYSKTQRWKLVLFIRSLSQNTPGK, encoded by the coding sequence ATGAAATTTATACTGTGGGCGGGAGTAGCCGCCATCTGTTTTTTTATTGTGGCCGCCATCCCGGCTGAACGCAGTTTATCCCAAAAGCAAACCAAACCCTGGGTGGCTCCTTCCTGGACCGATACGCTGAAAAATCCGGTGATAGCTGATGCCAAGTCGCTGGCGGAGGGGAAAAAGATATATGAATCCGCTTGCTGGAGTTGCCACGGCAAGGGTGGAAAGGGCGACGGACCGGCAGCCAAGGCGCTCACTACGCCCCCCGCAGATCATACTTCTTCTGCATTCCAGACCCAATCCGACGGAGCGATCTTCTGGAAAATAACCAAAGGGCGAGGGCAAATGAGCCCTTATGAGAAAACCTACTCCAAAACACAACGGTGGAAACTGGTTCTTTTTATCCGCTCTCTTTCACAGAATACACCAGGAAAATGA
- a CDS encoding amidohydrolase family protein: MRTCFLALFIFISGSVSLCQSPTHPVNGTANQNHTAYAFTNALIWVDPMNVITGGTLLIRDGKIVEVGTKVTIPSGTVVYDLKGKSIYPSLIDPFTTYGMPEVKREPWSPNPQMDTKTKGAHNWNQAIKPELNAADFFVADQKFADEMRRLGFGTVQTIPRDGIARGTGACVILGTGKENELIISGRSSQNFSFEKGSSSQEYPGSLMGSIALLRQTYLDALWYKENKGTVEFNLSLDAWNSNMTLPQIFETRDKLSVLRADKVGDEFKVQFIFKGSGNEYQRIDEVKATNGKFILPLNFPLPYDVEDPYDALLVSLEDMKHWEMAPLNPSACEQRFITFAFTTADLKDKKEFWKNLRKAIAYGLSERTALKALTVNAAEMLGISDLVGTLRPGMLANFIITSGNLFDEKNIIYENWVKGVPYTIQDPHFTDLRGNYELSVNNKVLKLKISGEPDKPKGSIIQSDSVKIPVTFLVNDQLLTITFDHNGWYRLGGSMNADGTVWQGKGQLFDGSWVEWVCKRTSGEEEKKPQDKKGQELKIYPTLDDVIYPFNAYGVTKKDSSAYQKWRNRWGAILIKNVTVWTNEPDGILKNKDVLIVEGKIVRIGENLGVPATVKAIVIDGTGKHLSPGIIDEHSHIGISGGVNEGTQSSSAEVKIGDVINCEDINIYRQLSGGVVACQLLHGSANPVGGQSGLIKLKWGTSPEEMKIKWADGFIKFALGENVKQSNWGDNSTIRFPQSRMGVEQVYFDLFIRAKEYEKRMAEWNKMDAKTKSKSTPPRRDLELETIAEIMNKRRFISCHSYVQSEINMLMKVGDSMGFTVNTFTHILEGYKLADKMKLHGAGASSFSDWWAYKMEVKDAIPYNGAILWRNGVVTAFNSDDAEMGRRLNQEAGKAVKYGNVPKEDALKFVTLNPAILLHLDKKMGSIKPGKDGDVVLWTAEPLSIYAKVDKTIIEGTIYYDAEMDKLLREEIQKERARLIRKMLDEKNGGEKTQKPVKKEQKLYHCDDVEEYGAEEETVGQ, from the coding sequence ATGAGAACCTGCTTCCTTGCCCTGTTCATTTTCATTTCCGGTTCCGTTTCGTTGTGCCAGTCGCCCACGCATCCGGTGAACGGAACAGCCAATCAGAATCACACTGCGTACGCATTCACAAATGCCCTCATCTGGGTTGATCCTATGAATGTAATTACCGGCGGCACGCTGTTGATCCGCGACGGAAAGATTGTGGAGGTAGGAACGAAAGTAACCATCCCTTCCGGAACGGTGGTGTATGATTTAAAAGGCAAAAGTATCTATCCTTCCCTGATTGATCCATTTACAACCTACGGGATGCCGGAAGTAAAACGTGAACCCTGGAGTCCGAATCCGCAGATGGACACAAAAACAAAAGGGGCGCACAACTGGAACCAGGCGATCAAACCGGAACTGAACGCGGCAGACTTTTTTGTGGCCGATCAGAAATTTGCAGATGAGATGCGCCGGTTAGGTTTCGGCACGGTGCAAACGATTCCGCGCGACGGCATAGCCCGCGGTACAGGTGCGTGCGTGATTCTGGGAACCGGGAAGGAGAATGAGTTGATTATTTCCGGCCGTTCGTCGCAGAATTTTTCCTTTGAAAAAGGTTCCTCTTCCCAGGAATATCCAGGGTCGCTGATGGGATCCATTGCCCTGCTTCGCCAGACTTATCTTGACGCACTCTGGTATAAGGAGAATAAGGGGACTGTTGAATTCAATCTTTCGCTGGATGCCTGGAACAGCAACATGACACTGCCTCAGATCTTCGAAACACGGGATAAACTATCCGTTCTCCGCGCCGACAAAGTAGGCGACGAGTTTAAAGTTCAGTTTATTTTCAAGGGAAGCGGGAACGAATACCAGCGTATTGACGAGGTTAAGGCTACAAACGGCAAGTTTATTCTTCCCCTGAATTTTCCGCTGCCATACGATGTGGAAGATCCGTACGATGCGTTGCTGGTTTCGCTTGAGGATATGAAACACTGGGAAATGGCTCCGCTCAATCCCTCCGCCTGCGAACAGCGATTCATCACTTTTGCATTTACTACCGCTGACCTGAAAGACAAAAAGGAATTTTGGAAAAATCTGCGTAAGGCCATTGCCTACGGGCTCAGTGAGCGCACTGCGCTGAAGGCTCTTACGGTGAATGCGGCTGAAATGCTGGGAATTTCTGATCTGGTAGGAACCCTCCGGCCGGGGATGCTTGCTAATTTTATCATTACTTCAGGGAATCTATTCGACGAAAAAAATATCATTTATGAAAACTGGGTGAAAGGAGTCCCCTACACGATTCAGGATCCGCACTTCACTGATTTGCGGGGAAATTATGAACTCTCCGTGAACAACAAAGTTCTCAAACTGAAAATAAGCGGTGAACCGGATAAACCCAAAGGGAGCATCATACAGTCCGACTCGGTTAAGATTCCGGTAACATTCCTGGTGAATGATCAGCTTCTGACCATCACCTTCGACCATAACGGCTGGTACCGGCTGGGCGGCTCCATGAATGCAGACGGCACTGTATGGCAGGGCAAGGGGCAGCTCTTCGACGGAAGCTGGGTAGAATGGGTATGCAAACGAACCTCCGGCGAAGAGGAGAAAAAACCACAGGATAAGAAAGGACAAGAACTAAAGATCTATCCCACATTGGATGATGTGATCTATCCTTTCAATGCCTACGGCGTTACAAAAAAAGACAGTTCTGCTTACCAGAAGTGGAGAAACCGCTGGGGTGCTATACTCATCAAAAATGTAACGGTTTGGACCAATGAACCGGATGGGATACTAAAGAACAAAGATGTGCTGATTGTGGAGGGGAAAATTGTGCGGATCGGCGAAAATCTTGGTGTTCCTGCTACTGTAAAAGCCATTGTTATTGACGGAACCGGTAAGCACCTCAGCCCGGGAATCATTGACGAACATTCCCACATCGGCATCAGTGGCGGGGTGAACGAAGGAACACAAAGCAGCAGCGCGGAAGTGAAGATCGGTGACGTTATCAACTGTGAGGATATTAATATCTACCGTCAGCTTTCCGGGGGCGTTGTGGCCTGCCAGCTGCTGCACGGCTCAGCCAATCCCGTAGGTGGACAAAGCGGATTGATTAAACTTAAATGGGGCACCTCACCGGAAGAAATGAAAATAAAATGGGCCGACGGGTTCATCAAATTTGCTCTGGGAGAAAATGTAAAACAGAGCAACTGGGGCGACAATAGCACCATCCGCTTCCCCCAATCCAGAATGGGTGTAGAACAGGTTTATTTTGATCTGTTCATCCGGGCCAAGGAATATGAAAAACGGATGGCAGAATGGAATAAAATGGATGCAAAAACAAAAAGCAAATCTACCCCTCCCCGACGGGATCTTGAACTGGAAACCATAGCGGAGATTATGAACAAACGCCGCTTTATTTCCTGTCATTCCTATGTGCAGAGCGAGATCAATATGCTGATGAAAGTCGGTGACTCTATGGGATTCACGGTAAACACCTTTACCCATATACTGGAAGGATATAAACTGGCGGACAAAATGAAATTACACGGGGCAGGCGCTTCCTCCTTCTCAGACTGGTGGGCATACAAAATGGAGGTAAAAGATGCTATTCCGTACAATGGCGCCATTCTCTGGAGAAACGGAGTAGTAACCGCATTCAATTCTGATGACGCGGAAATGGGTCGCCGGCTGAACCAGGAGGCAGGCAAAGCGGTTAAATACGGCAATGTTCCGAAAGAAGACGCACTCAAGTTTGTGACACTGAATCCGGCCATACTTCTGCACCTCGATAAGAAGATGGGTTCTATCAAACCAGGCAAAGACGGCGACGTGGTGTTGTGGACCGCCGAACCTCTTTCCATCTATGCAAAAGTGGATAAGACGATTATAGAGGGTACGATTTACTACGACGCCGAAATGGACAAATTGCTAAGGGAAGAAATACAGAAAGAACGCGCCCGCCTGATACGTAAGATGCTGGACGAAAAGAATGGTGGAGAAAAAACACAGAAACCGGTAAAGAAAGAACAGAAACTGTATCACTGCGACGATGTGGAAGAGTATGGAGCGGAAGAGGAAACAGTAGGTCAGTAA
- a CDS encoding amidohydrolase family protein, giving the protein MILSSHRVLRAETGKLEPAVLHLDASGTIREITWGEVTGDAFHGILSPGFVNAHCHLELSHLHGKLNRGRGMAGFISELMPLRNAVPESQRCEAMLDADREMNKNGIVAVGDISNTADSLKLKSQSSIAYHTFIELLDLHPSKTEDAYNKGLALVKLFGTMPASLVPHAPYTVTPELFRKIAEWHRGKNLPCCIHHQESEAENEFFRHRGSLWDFFLKLNMDLSWVPRFNNSLEYIQSCFHVPGIQLVHNTVFRPPFSVQPPLHFLCACPRANLFIENTLPDYTSWWKAGWRVTVGTDSMASNTRLSILEELITIKKSCIQIPFSELLLWATRNGADFLGLSGMYGTLETGKRPGIIHISGMEGENPAGVVSVKRLI; this is encoded by the coding sequence GTGATCCTTTCTTCCCATAGGGTGTTGCGTGCGGAAACAGGAAAACTGGAGCCGGCCGTTCTTCACCTGGATGCTTCGGGAACTATTCGCGAAATTACCTGGGGCGAAGTTACGGGTGATGCATTTCATGGAATTCTTTCCCCGGGCTTTGTAAATGCCCACTGTCATCTCGAACTTTCACACCTGCACGGTAAACTGAACAGGGGAAGAGGAATGGCCGGCTTCATTTCAGAGCTTATGCCGTTACGGAATGCTGTTCCCGAATCGCAGCGCTGCGAAGCCATGCTGGATGCCGACCGCGAAATGAACAAGAATGGAATCGTAGCGGTCGGAGATATTTCTAATACAGCGGATAGCTTAAAACTGAAATCTCAAAGTTCGATCGCTTATCATACGTTCATCGAGCTTCTTGATCTTCACCCCTCTAAAACAGAGGATGCTTACAACAAAGGCCTGGCTTTAGTGAAGTTATTTGGAACAATGCCTGCTTCCCTTGTTCCTCATGCGCCATACACCGTAACTCCGGAATTGTTCAGAAAGATTGCTGAATGGCACCGGGGAAAAAACCTTCCTTGCTGTATCCATCACCAGGAAAGCGAGGCGGAGAATGAATTTTTCCGGCACCGCGGCAGCTTATGGGATTTTTTTCTGAAGCTGAACATGGATTTGTCCTGGGTTCCCCGGTTTAATAACTCACTGGAGTATATTCAATCCTGTTTTCATGTGCCGGGCATACAGCTGGTTCATAATACGGTCTTTCGTCCTCCGTTCTCCGTCCAGCCTCCCTTGCACTTTCTTTGCGCCTGTCCGCGCGCTAATCTGTTCATCGAAAACACGCTTCCTGATTATACTTCCTGGTGGAAGGCAGGATGGAGGGTCACGGTGGGAACGGATAGCATGGCGAGTAACACCCGATTATCTATACTGGAAGAGCTGATAACTATAAAAAAGTCCTGTATCCAAATTCCCTTTTCTGAATTATTACTTTGGGCAACGCGAAACGGGGCAGACTTCCTGGGCTTGTCGGGTATGTATGGTACGCTGGAAACCGGAAAGCGTCCGGGAATCATACATATCTCGGGTATGGAAGGCGAAAACCCTGCGGGAGTGGTTTCCGTAAAACGATTGATTTGA
- the hflX gene encoding GTPase HflX — MLERKQEKSGFERAILIGLVNQQQDEKLLQEYLDELSFLAETAGIIPVKRFSQKLGKPDVRTFVGSGKLQELKRYAEDNNIQLFIFDDELSPSQVRNIEKETERRVLDRTWLILEIFSQRAQTAHAKTQVELAQYEYLLPRLVGMWTHLERQRGGTGARGGSGEKQIATDRFIIREKIALLKDRLKTIDKQMVTQRKNRGEMIRVALVGYTNVGKSTLMNLISKSQVFAENKLFATLDTTTRKVVIENLPFLLSDTVGFIRKLPHQLVESFKSTLDEVREADLLLHVVDISHPHFEDQYHVVNATLKEIGAGDKPTLIVFNKIDAFTYEPKDPSDLSPETPRNISLEQLKDTWIGKMGEHCIFISAAGKVNIDRFRDKLYKMVSEMHRVRYPYNKFLY, encoded by the coding sequence ATGTTAGAAAGAAAGCAGGAAAAGTCAGGATTTGAGAGGGCGATTCTTATCGGACTGGTTAACCAGCAACAGGATGAGAAATTGCTTCAGGAGTATCTTGATGAGCTTTCTTTTTTGGCGGAGACCGCAGGAATAATTCCGGTCAAACGGTTTTCTCAGAAACTGGGAAAACCGGACGTTCGCACCTTTGTAGGATCGGGGAAGTTGCAGGAACTGAAGAGATATGCTGAAGATAACAACATTCAGCTTTTTATATTCGACGACGAGCTTTCTCCCTCCCAGGTCAGGAACATAGAAAAGGAAACGGAACGCCGGGTGCTGGATCGTACCTGGCTTATACTTGAGATTTTTTCCCAACGCGCTCAAACAGCGCATGCTAAAACACAGGTTGAGCTCGCTCAATATGAATACCTCCTTCCCCGGCTGGTGGGTATGTGGACACACCTGGAACGGCAGCGGGGAGGTACAGGAGCCAGGGGCGGATCGGGCGAAAAGCAGATTGCCACCGACCGGTTTATTATCCGGGAGAAGATCGCCTTGTTGAAAGACAGGCTGAAGACCATTGATAAGCAAATGGTCACACAGCGAAAGAACCGTGGCGAAATGATCAGGGTGGCACTGGTGGGTTATACCAATGTGGGAAAAAGTACACTCATGAACCTGATCAGTAAATCGCAGGTGTTCGCAGAGAACAAGTTGTTTGCCACACTCGACACTACCACCCGGAAGGTGGTTATCGAAAACCTGCCTTTTCTGCTTTCGGATACTGTTGGATTCATCCGCAAGTTACCGCATCAGCTCGTGGAATCATTCAAATCTACACTCGATGAGGTGAGGGAAGCGGATCTGCTGCTGCATGTGGTGGATATTTCCCATCCTCACTTCGAGGACCAGTATCATGTGGTAAATGCCACACTGAAGGAAATCGGCGCGGGTGATAAACCCACCCTGATCGTTTTCAATAAGATCGACGCCTTTACATATGAACCTAAAGACCCCTCCGACCTGAGTCCGGAAACACCCCGGAATATTTCTCTCGAGCAACTCAAGGACACCTGGATAGGTAAAATGGGAGAGCATTGTATATTTATTTCTGCTGCGGGCAAGGTAAACATTGACAGGTTCAGGGATAAACTGTACAAAATGGTGAGTGAGATGCACAGGGTCAGATATCCTTACAACAAATTTTTATACTAA
- a CDS encoding amidohydrolase family protein has protein sequence MKKTVLLLVFGWVLSANAQTPTPAPPQKKSIILMGGYAHIGNGQVIENSAIGFRNGKLDLVGDATTIKIDLRSYDTVINLQGKHVYPGFILANNTIGLSEIGAVRSTNDIADVGSMVPHVRSLIAYNTDSKIIPTVRTNGVLLAQVCPRGNVLSGTSSVFKLDGWNWEDAVLKADEGVHLNWPSIFRRAWWEGTVEKNKDYDKNKENIERFFADARAYSEGPVTEKNIRFEAMRGLFTGSQTLYIHANYIKELVEAIYFSKKAGVKRMVIVGGKDSWMVTDLLKENNVAVMLNRVHDLPDRPEDDVDLPYKTPSLLRKAGVLFCIQVEGDMEQIQGRNLPFNAGTAVAHGLTYEEGVMAISLNVAIMLGIDHRTGSLETGKDATLFVSTGDALDVLTNNVTLAFIEGRNIDLDNEQKFLYNQYMKKYGK, from the coding sequence ATGAAAAAAACTGTTTTACTTCTTGTGTTCGGGTGGGTACTAAGTGCGAATGCACAAACACCCACTCCGGCACCGCCACAAAAAAAGAGCATTATTCTCATGGGGGGATATGCGCACATCGGGAACGGACAAGTAATAGAGAACTCAGCCATTGGGTTCCGGAACGGAAAACTGGATCTGGTAGGAGATGCCACCACAATCAAGATTGATCTCCGAAGTTACGATACCGTGATCAACCTGCAGGGAAAACATGTATATCCCGGTTTCATACTTGCCAATAATACCATCGGACTCAGCGAGATCGGCGCCGTACGTTCCACCAACGATATTGCCGATGTTGGCAGTATGGTTCCCCACGTTCGAAGCCTGATCGCTTACAATACGGATTCGAAGATTATTCCCACCGTTCGCACCAACGGTGTTCTCCTTGCGCAGGTTTGTCCGCGCGGAAATGTTCTGAGCGGCACTTCTTCCGTTTTTAAACTTGACGGCTGGAACTGGGAAGATGCAGTACTAAAGGCCGATGAGGGAGTGCACCTCAACTGGCCTTCCATTTTTCGCAGAGCATGGTGGGAAGGTACCGTTGAGAAAAACAAAGACTATGATAAAAACAAGGAGAACATAGAACGCTTTTTTGCTGACGCACGAGCCTACAGCGAAGGGCCGGTAACAGAAAAAAATATCCGCTTCGAAGCCATGCGCGGCCTGTTCACCGGCAGCCAGACTCTCTATATCCACGCGAATTATATAAAAGAACTGGTAGAAGCGATTTATTTTTCAAAAAAGGCCGGTGTAAAGCGCATGGTTATCGTGGGAGGTAAAGATTCCTGGATGGTCACCGACCTGCTCAAAGAAAATAATGTGGCAGTGATGCTTAACAGGGTGCATGATCTTCCCGACCGGCCGGAAGATGATGTGGATCTTCCGTATAAAACGCCTTCCCTGCTGCGGAAAGCAGGTGTACTCTTCTGCATACAGGTAGAAGGTGATATGGAACAGATTCAGGGCAGGAACCTTCCCTTTAATGCCGGTACAGCGGTAGCGCACGGGCTCACCTACGAAGAGGGTGTAATGGCCATTTCTCTCAATGTAGCTATCATGCTGGGTATTGATCACCGTACCGGCTCACTGGAGACCGGGAAGGATGCCACGCTGTTTGTTTCAACCGGTGACGCGCTGGACGTTCTCACAAATAATGTGACGCTTGCCTTCATTGAAGGGCGAAACATAGATCTGGATAACGAACAGAAATTCCTGTACAATCAGTACATGAAAAAATACGGGAAGTAA
- a CDS encoding cytochrome c, translating into MKIVYYVHLVSVILFLLHYLVKTGMLLANSPALEKYTRATRIVEMVISLAFLGTGGYMLIELPEINTLMIIKLGMVFASIPMAIVGFKKKKKLLAAISLLLIIGAYGMAEMGKAKREKGKDTASSNGVEVYKAKCSVCHGDDGKAMLMNSPDLSLSPMDFNQARVIIMEGKGTMPAFMDQMTHEQVDAVAKYVQTLKK; encoded by the coding sequence ATGAAAATCGTTTATTACGTCCACCTTGTTTCAGTTATCCTGTTTCTGCTTCATTACCTGGTGAAAACCGGAATGCTGCTGGCCAATTCCCCGGCGCTCGAAAAATATACACGCGCTACACGTATTGTGGAAATGGTGATCAGCCTCGCCTTTCTGGGTACCGGCGGATATATGCTCATTGAATTGCCGGAAATAAATACTCTTATGATCATTAAACTGGGCATGGTGTTCGCTTCCATCCCTATGGCCATTGTTGGATTCAAAAAGAAAAAGAAATTGCTTGCCGCCATCTCCCTCCTGCTGATCATCGGAGCATATGGAATGGCGGAAATGGGAAAAGCAAAACGGGAGAAGGGAAAGGATACCGCCTCTTCGAACGGAGTGGAGGTTTACAAGGCAAAGTGTTCTGTTTGTCATGGTGATGATGGAAAGGCCATGTTAATGAATTCACCCGATCTCTCACTTTCTCCCATGGACTTCAACCAGGCCCGGGTAATTATTATGGAAGGGAAAGGAACAATGCCGGCTTTCATGGATCAAATGACCCATGAACAAGTAGATGCCGTGGCGAAGTATGTACAGACCTTGAAAAAGTAG
- a CDS encoding OmpA family protein, whose product MNIRPLYFFIFSAFSVFGQNLVPNPGFEQNLNGMVTFWTQPLGGFYHYSAGNSVEGYAREGSYYNALCLLNRSGSEYLQVPLKEPLQAGKEYILSFYTRPGGNKTVDWRRVKSIDWHFPSGEQNVKGRMHIKLKPDVRFPFQDSLIWGKWIYMERRYVAKGGERLLLIGKFFDEEDSVNQVIAEMNKRVSVLRAEHKKAVKKGTDSISAWYKSQLVYHSKKRNKKQEEDFRKLLRQQNAETLKYRKAKQNELTQREQEIQKEYNLVNYYYDCRFHFDMISVVPVGGKNGTTITPPVTGIPKEPVKGLRFTLENILFESGKSVLKPESSVSLDQLVVFLKSKPGISLQVTGHTDNVGSAEANQLLSGQRANAVRDYLIVHGISPDRLSAFGLGSTHPIAGNDSPSGRQKNRRVEFEVK is encoded by the coding sequence TTGAATATCCGGCCGTTATATTTTTTTATTTTTTCCGCTTTTTCTGTTTTTGGTCAAAATCTGGTGCCGAATCCGGGATTTGAGCAGAACCTGAACGGGATGGTTACCTTCTGGACGCAACCCCTGGGCGGTTTCTATCATTATTCAGCGGGCAACAGCGTGGAAGGTTATGCCAGAGAGGGCAGTTATTATAACGCTCTGTGTTTGCTGAACCGCAGCGGGAGCGAGTATTTACAGGTGCCGCTGAAGGAGCCCTTGCAGGCCGGGAAAGAATATATTTTGAGTTTTTACACCCGGCCGGGCGGGAATAAGACGGTAGATTGGAGAAGAGTAAAGTCTATTGACTGGCATTTTCCATCAGGGGAGCAGAATGTGAAAGGACGGATGCACATTAAACTGAAGCCGGATGTACGATTTCCCTTTCAGGATTCACTGATCTGGGGAAAATGGATTTATATGGAAAGGCGTTACGTGGCGAAGGGCGGGGAGAGGCTGCTGCTGATTGGGAAGTTTTTTGATGAGGAAGATTCCGTTAACCAGGTGATTGCGGAGATGAATAAGAGGGTGAGCGTGCTTAGGGCGGAACATAAAAAAGCGGTGAAGAAAGGAACAGATAGTATTTCGGCATGGTATAAATCGCAGCTTGTTTATCATTCGAAGAAGAGGAATAAGAAACAGGAGGAGGACTTCCGGAAGTTGCTAAGGCAGCAGAACGCTGAAACGTTGAAATACCGGAAGGCGAAGCAAAACGAGTTAACGCAGAGGGAGCAGGAAATACAAAAGGAATATAATCTGGTGAATTATTATTACGATTGCCGGTTTCATTTTGACATGATCTCTGTGGTACCGGTGGGAGGGAAGAACGGCACTACGATCACTCCGCCTGTAACGGGAATTCCAAAAGAACCGGTAAAGGGGTTGAGGTTTACCCTCGAAAACATTCTTTTTGAATCAGGAAAATCTGTATTAAAGCCGGAAAGCAGTGTTTCGCTGGATCAGCTTGTGGTATTTTTAAAAAGCAAGCCCGGGATCAGTCTTCAGGTTACAGGGCACACAGATAATGTAGGGAGTGCGGAGGCGAATCAGTTGCTTTCCGGTCAAAGGGCCAACGCGGTGCGCGATTACCTGATCGTACATGGGATTAGTCCCGATCGGTTATCAGCTTTTGGATTAGGAAGCACACATCCTATTGCAGGTAATGACAGTCCGTCGGGCCGTCAGAAGAACCGGCGTGTGGAGTTTGAGGTGAAATAA